Below is a window of Escherichia coli DSM 30083 = JCM 1649 = ATCC 11775 DNA.
TGCGCCCCAGGTAGAAAGACCTGCGCGGACACATGACAGTGCTGCTCCCATTCCCATTGACCCTAAGCCAACGATACCGACATGAAACTCCGATCCCGTTTTCATCTGCTCTCCTTGTTAATTTAAGTGATATTTTGTTTGATGTTGTGAATATAAGCGCGGAAAGATAACGATATGGTGAGCTGATTCACAAAAGTTAACATTGCGTGTTATTTTATGTGAACTAAGCGTTAGTTGCGCCGCGCACGTTTCGCAGGCAAATAGCGTAGAATGTCCGCAGGACAAAGGAAGGAGCAAAAGTTGATACCCGTAGAGCGTCGCCAAATCATCCTTGAGATGGTAGCTGAAAAAGGCATTGTCAGTATTGCTGAACTAACGGACAGAATGAATGTGTCACATATGACCATTCGTCGGGATTTACAAAAACTGGAGCAGCAGGGAGCCGTTGTGCTGGTGTCCGGAGGCGTCCAGTCTCCGGGACGCGTGGCGCATGAACCTTCTCATCAGGTAAAAACTGCGCTGGCAATGACGCAAAAAGCGGCTATTGGCAAGCTGGCGGCAAGTCTTGTTCAGCCGGGACGTTGTATCTATCTGGATGCAGGAACGACCACGTTAGCGATTGCACAGCATCTGATTCACATGGAGCCACTCACAGTGGTTACTAACGACTTCGTTATTGCGGACTACTTGCTCGACAACAGTAATTGCACAATTATTCACACTGGCGGCGCAGTGTGTCGGGAAAACCGTTCCTGTGTTGGGGAAGCCGCTGCGACCATGCTGCGTAGCCTGATGATTGATCAGGCTTTTATTTCTGCATCGTCATGGAGTGTGCGGGGGATCTCTACGCCAGCAGAAGATAAAGTCACGGTGAAAAGGGCGATTGCCAGTGCCAGCCGCCAGCGAGTTTTGGTCTGTGATGCGACGAAATATGGACAGGTGGCGACATGGCTGGCGTTACCATTAAGCGAGTTTGATCAGATCATTACTGACGACGGTCTGCCGGAGAGTGCCAGCCGCGCGCTGGCGAAGCTGGATCTCTCTTTGCTGGTAGCGAAAAATGAATAATGACCTGCAATAACGCCGGGTTACTCATGCTTCACAGAAGAAGCATGAGACTACTTTATTTTATAAAATGACAGCCGCCCGCTTTTCGGCGATCCGGTATCTATATAAATCTGGTTAGCGAACGTCTGAATGTTATCAAACATCATATGACCAAATATAAAGAAGTCGGCACCGTTTATTTTTTGTAATTCGCTATTAAGTGATTTCTGCACACGATCAACAGGCCAGAGTAATTCGTTCTCCGCTATTTCTTTGCCAAACTGATACTCCTTCCCCGGATAATCTGCATGTGCGATGACATATTTTATGGTGTCGTTAGTGATTTCAATAATATGTGGAAGGTGATGGAATTTCAGCAACAGATCTATTGCCTCTTGTTGCTCTGAATCATTTAAATCGAAAAACCAGTCACCACCGCTGGCAAGCCACATATTTCCATCGCCAGTTTCGAATGCATCAAGCGCCATCGCTTCGTGGTTGCCT
It encodes the following:
- the ygbI gene encoding DNA-binding transcriptional repressor YgbI — encoded protein: MIPVERRQIILEMVAEKGIVSIAELTDRMNVSHMTIRRDLQKLEQQGAVVLVSGGVQSPGRVAHEPSHQVKTALAMTQKAAIGKLAASLVQPGRCIYLDAGTTTLAIAQHLIHMEPLTVVTNDFVIADYLLDNSNCTIIHTGGAVCRENRSCVGEAAATMLRSLMIDQAFISASSWSVRGISTPAEDKVTVKRAIASASRQRVLVCDATKYGQVATWLALPLSEFDQIITDDGLPESASRALAKLDLSLLVAKNE
- the pphB gene encoding protein-serine/threonine phosphatase gives rise to the protein MPSTRYQKINAHHYRHIWTVGDIHGDYQLLQSRLHQLSFCPETDLLISVGDNIDRGPESLNVLRLLNQPWFISVKGNHEAMALDAFETGDGNMWLASGGDWFFDLNDSEQQEAIDLLLKFHHLPHIIEITNDTIKYVIAHADYPGKEYQFGKEIAENELLWPVDRVQKSLNSELQKINGADFFIFGHMMFDNIQTFANQIYIDTGSPKSGRLSFYKIK